A single Ignavibacteria bacterium DNA region contains:
- the smpB gene encoding SsrA-binding protein SmpB, with protein sequence MSHELEEKTLLSNKRALHEYFILNTIEAGIVLQGTEVKSLRQSKANFLDAYVDFIDGEPYLINMHISEFDHGNIFNHEEKRKRKLLLNKSEIRKLKSKVKEKGLTLIPVRVYLVKGKIKIEVAVARGKKSFDKRATIAEKDAKREIERKIKVH encoded by the coding sequence ATGAGTCACGAATTGGAGGAAAAAACTCTCTTAAGTAATAAGCGTGCATTACACGAATACTTCATCCTCAATACCATAGAGGCTGGAATAGTTTTGCAAGGAACTGAAGTAAAGTCACTGCGTCAGTCTAAAGCAAATTTTCTCGATGCATACGTTGATTTCATTGATGGAGAGCCCTATTTGATTAATATGCACATAAGCGAGTTTGATCACGGGAACATTTTCAATCACGAAGAAAAAAGAAAAAGAAAACTCCTGCTAAATAAAAGTGAAATCAGAAAACTCAAGTCGAAAGTCAAAGAAAAAGGATTGACATTAATCCCTGTTAGAGTATACCTTGTGAAAGGTAAAATAAAAATTGAAGTTGCAGTAGCACGCGGAAAGAAGTCATTTGATAAACGGGCTACAATTGCCGAGAAAGATGCTAAACGAGAAATTGAAAGGAAAATCAAAGTACATTGA